Proteins found in one Homalodisca vitripennis isolate AUS2020 chromosome 4, UT_GWSS_2.1, whole genome shotgun sequence genomic segment:
- the LOC124359324 gene encoding uncharacterized protein LOC124359324 has translation MEIMRAVLFMSCLLFLTNGGQGATDCAYTSVLLSYTFSNRARVIPNFSPFVKTLEEDLLDILLLPLNISTNRYFSSDEVGTHIDVPGRFHADGYRIGEIGFCDFFLVPGIKIDVTQKAARDRNYEVTVDDIEEWICENGPLPERGIVLFDFGWSYRYDDARRYFGDDSVLDLLLPLEYSWPGISLEAAEFLVQCSSKIVAVGVDSPGVDTGFYTSPAESIAPSEPTSRYLTRYGLYLIENLQLRAAELPNRGFFLTVGVQNFQVQTAAPAYVIAEYCADPNPELVCPNPTFESVVSGFYPYPRRPSTNHKHSISPYHESPFPHYHRQGRSFRHK, from the exons ATGGAAATCATGCGTGCTGTCTTGTTCATGTCATGTCTTCTGTTTTTGACTAACGGTGGTCAGGGTGCAACGGACTGTGCATACACCTCGGTGCTTCTGTCATACACCTTCTCGAACAGAGCTCGGGTCATCCCTAACTTCTCGCCTTTCGTCAAGACTCTTGAGGAGGACctgttagatattttattattgcctCTCAATATAAGTACCAATCGTTACTTCTCCTCGGATGAGGTTGGTACTCACATTGACGTGCCGGGAAGATTTCACGCCGATGGATATCGTATTGGGGAAATAGGCTTCTGTGACTTCTTCTTGGTGCCTG GAataaaaattgatgttacacAGAAAGCAGCGAGAGACAGAAATTATGAGGTTACAGTCGATGATATCGAGGAGTGGATCTGCGAGAACGGGCCTCTGCCAGAACGAGGGATCGTGCTGTTCGACTTCGGGTGGAGTTACAGATATGATGACGCCAGAAGATATTTTGGGGATGATTCTGTACTTGACCTCCTCCTTCCCTTAGAGTATAGTTGGCCAGGAATATCTCTTG AGGCAGCGGAGTTTCTGGTGCAGTGCTCCAGCAAAATCGTCGCCGTGGGTGTGGACTCCCCAGGCGTAGACACGGGCTTTTACACGAGTCCTGCTGAGAGCATAGCGCCCAGCGAGCCGACTTCCCGCTACCTCACACGTTACGGCCTATACCTCATCGAGAACCTGCAACTGCGAGCTGCAGAGCTGCCCAACAGAGGGTTCTTCCTGACGGTTGGAGTTCAGAACTTTCAGGTCCAGACCGCTGCACCGGCCTACGTTATAGCTGAGTACTGTGCCGACCCAAACCCTGAGTTGGTGTGCCCCAACCCTACATTCGAGTCGGTGGTCTCAGGCTTCTACCCATATCCTCGCCGACCGTCCACCAATCATAAACATTCCATCAGTCCTTACCACGAGTCTCCATTCCCACACTACCACCGCCAGGGTCGATCATTCCGACATAAATAG